GTCATCTTTTTTTTTGCATAGGTGGCTTACGTCAATAAAACTTTCATCAATAGAAAATGCTTCCAAAAGATCCGTGTATTCAAGAAGAATTTTGTGTATACGGTGTGTCGTGTGTACATATTTATTCATGTCGCCGTATACAGGGACAAGTTGCGGGCATGCTTTTTTTGCTTCTGGCAGGCTCATCCCGGTTTTAACGCCCAATTTCCTTGCTTCATAGGATGCCGTAGTTACAACAGTCCTTCCTTCCCCGCAAACAACTATAGGTTTTCCTCTCAAAGAGGGGTTTATAGATTGTTCCACGGAAGCAAAGTAGGCGTTCATATCAATTAAAAAAATGGTTCTTTCCATAAAAAATTAGCGGATAGCGTAGAGCGTATAGCGTTTAGGAACGACAAGATAAACCTTAGGCTTTTCTATACGCTACACGCTATTTCCTATACGCTAGTCGAGGGTGGTCTTTTCAAGGCGCCATTCAAAGGTTTTTTGGTTCAATGAAATTTCAAAAAGAGTTGATCCGTCAGTTACTGAAAAATGTATTATGCGCTCAGATCCGACATCCTCATCCCATGTGTAAGTGGTTTCGGTTATAAGATATTTTCTTTTCTGCCATATAAACCATTTCGGTTTAATGTGCTTTTTAGAGAAAACCGCGCCGACATCAATAATTTCATTAATTTCAGTTTGTTCCATGCTAATCACTAGCGTATAGCGCCGTCCGCCTCAGGCGGAGGCAGGGATAGCGTTTAGCGTATAGGAACGGCAGAAACAAGTCTTAGGTTTTTTCTATCCGCTATCCGCTCTACGCTATACGCTAATTTATTTGTAAGACCGGGTAAGATAAACTACTTTTCCTGCAATTTGTATTTCCGATGATTTAATGGGGGCATATTTCGGATTTGTGGAAATAAGGTATACGTCTTTGTTTGTCCGGTACAGCTTTTTTACGGCGGCATCTCCGCCGATCATAGCAACTACAATTTCATTATGGTTTGCGGTTACTTGTTTACGAATGATTACCGTGTCGCCTTCGTTAATGCCTGAGCCGGACATGCTGTCGCCTTTAACGGTAAGGGCGAAATACTCTCCGTGCCTTACAATGTTTTGGTCTATATGCAGATAGCCTTCAATATTTTCAATAGCTTCAGAAATGTTTCCTGCGCGCACTCTTCCGACTAACGGCACAGGCACAAGGGGTTTATGTGAAGTAAGAGTTAATCCTCTTGAAATTAGCGGTGTTTGTTTCAGATACCCCTTTTTTATCAATATTTTTATGTATTTTTGAACGGGGCTGATGGTAATTTTAAAAGCAGATGCTATTTCGCGGATTGTGGGTGGAGCGCCTGATTCGGATACAAAACCGGAAATAAATTCTAATATGTTTTTTTGTTTAACGGTAAGTTTTTCCATTTGATTTTTACTTATTCCTTAACTCTTATCCCTTAGCCCTGTTTTATAATAGCATACAAATGTATTCCTGTCAAGAGCGTCGCGGGGCTGTTCTGCCCTGTTTCGACTTCGCTCAACATCCTGAGCAACGCCGAAGGACTGCACCCCACAGTTCATTTTCTTTGTGCACCCAAAGAAAATGAACCAAAAGAAATGTGCCCCTGAGCCATTCGCTCACATTTTTCAGGCGGTTTTTCAATGGTTCGGCAGGCTCACCATCCTGAGCTTGCCGAAGGACTCGCCCCTTCGGCTTCCAGCCAGGATGGGGCTTATACACGAAAAACCGAAGACTTCCTGAAAAATGCTCGACTCATAAGCAGCTCAATGGGGGAAAACTGTAAACACAACTCTTGGATTTTACAAACAAAAACAATTTAAAAACTCGTGAACTAGTCAACCCGTGAACTCGTGAACAGTCTTTGGGTTGATATAAAATAATTTTATTTATATAATATCACAAGCAATTTTCAATAGGAGAGGATTTTAAATGCAAAGAAATCCGCAAAATAGTTTAAAAGCGAAATTTCCTTTTATGCACGGATCTCAACAGGCTTCCGGCAAGGAACATTCTAATCCGTTCAAAGGGGCAGGGCTCGGGGTTTGCGTGTGCCCTAATTGCGGACAGGAAACTCCGCACAAGCAGGGCTTCAGATGTTCGGCGCTGCGGTGCCCGAAATGCGGCCATACGATGACAGGCAAGTAAGCCTGCCTTAATCATAAAAATCTTTTTAGAAAGAGGTTCGGTTCGCCGTCCTTTAATGAATGGCATCTCAAGATTTGCCTAAAATACTTTAAATTAAGTTCCTGCGGATTCGCGGGTAAAATAGATCCGCCATGCTCATTGAAAATGAGCAGGCGAGACGTGGAGGAAAGTATATGAAAAAAGTATTGATGTTCGTTGTTTTAGTGTCCTTCGGATTTGCGTTTATTTGTATTTCTTCTTGCAGTTCTGTAAGCAAAAAATCAAAAACAGAAAGTATCTCGTCTTCCGATATTTATTCGTGCCCCATGCATCCCGAAATGAAAAGTGATGAGCCCGGTAAATGTCCGAAGTGCGGAATGAATTTTGAAAAACCTCCTTTCAGACATGCGGTAATACAAGGCGCAGCAAAGACGCCCGCAAAAGTATCTAAACCTAAAGACCTTTATTACTGCCCTATGAATCCTGATGTGAAAAGCAGCAAACCCGGAAAATGCCCTAAATGCGGAATGAATCTTGTAAAAGCGGGCACAATTGCTGAAAAACCTATCCCACAGGAAAAGAAAAAATAAGCAGAGTATAGAAACGCCAATATTTTTTCAAAAATAATGAAAAATATCAGTTTAGTTCTTTGTATGCTATTTGTTTTTTGCTTAATTGAAAATGTCTTTGGATACGCAAAAAACTCTTCATTTGAAAGAAATAAAATTATCACAAAATACGGAAAGCTTATTCCGAAAAAGTGGGGAGAGAATTTTCCTGAGACAAAAACAAAGCTGGACACGAAAGATTTAGTATTGGCTCTTACTTTTGACGCCTGCGGTTCTAAAACCGACGGATATGACTCTGCCCTTATCAATTTTTTAATTCAGGAAAAAATTCCGGCAACACTATTTGTCACCGCCAGATGGATAGAT
The DNA window shown above is from Elusimicrobiota bacterium and carries:
- the lexA gene encoding transcriptional repressor LexA, which codes for MEKLTVKQKNILEFISGFVSESGAPPTIREIASAFKITISPVQKYIKILIKKGYLKQTPLISRGLTLTSHKPLVPVPLVGRVRAGNISEAIENIEGYLHIDQNIVRHGEYFALTVKGDSMSGSGINEGDTVIIRKQVTANHNEIVVAMIGGDAAVKKLYRTNKDVYLISTNPKYAPIKSSEIQIAGKVVYLTRSYK